The Amycolatopsis japonica nucleotide sequence GGGTCCGTCGCCGCGGCGTCACCGGTGAGCTGGAACGCCTGGCACCGGCAGCCGCCGAAGTCGATCGCGCGCCGATCGCAGGTGCCGCAGGTGTCCGGCATCCAGTCCTCGCCGCGATAAGCGTTGAAGGAAGCGGATTCGTACCAGATCCAGGCCAGCGGCTTGTCCCGCACGTTGTCGAATTCCAGGGTCTCGATCGCCGTCGACGCGGGACACGGCAGCACGTTGCCGTCGGGCGCCACCGTCAATTGCCGCGCCCCCCAGCCGTACATGCACGGCTTCGGGTACTGCTCGTAGTAGTCGGCGACGACGTAGATGATCTCCATCCGGCCGCGCAGCCGTTCGGTGGCCGCGCGCACGATCGGTTCGGCCTCGTCGAGTTGCCGCCGGGTCGGCATCAGGGCGTCGCGGTTGCGCAGGGCCCAGCCGTAGTACTGCGTATTGGCCAGTTCGAGCCGGTCCGCGCCCATTTCCTCGGCGAGGTCGATGATCCCGGCGAGCTGGTCGTGGTTCTGCCGGTGCAGCACGACGTTGACCGAAAGCGGCAGCCCCGCCTTCTTGATCAGTTCGGCGGCGACCAGTTTCCGGTCATGGGCCCGAGCGCCGGCGAGCCGGTCCGCGCGGTCGGCGGTCGCGCCCTGGACGGAGAGCTGGATATGCGCGATGCCGCGTTCGACGAGATCGTCCAATCTGGACTCCGTCAGGCCCAGCCCGGACGTCACCAGATTGACATAGCAGCCCAGTTTCGTGGCGTGCTCGACCAGGATGGGCAGATCCGGCCTGGCGAGCGGCTCGCCGCCGGACATGTGCACCTGGAGCACGCCGAGTTCCCGCGCCTGCGAGAGTACGGAAAGCCATTCCTCTGTGGACAGTTCGCCGTCACGGGCGATCAGCTCCA carries:
- the pqqE gene encoding pyrroloquinoline quinone biosynthesis protein PqqE, with translation MDLNTAAPLGMLAELTHRCPLHCPYCSNPVELIARDGELSTEEWLSVLSQARELGVLQVHMSGGEPLARPDLPILVEHATKLGCYVNLVTSGLGLTESRLDDLVERGIAHIQLSVQGATADRADRLAGARAHDRKLVAAELIKKAGLPLSVNVVLHRQNHDQLAGIIDLAEEMGADRLELANTQYYGWALRNRDALMPTRRQLDEAEPIVRAATERLRGRMEIIYVVADYYEQYPKPCMYGWGARQLTVAPDGNVLPCPASTAIETLEFDNVRDKPLAWIWYESASFNAYRGEDWMPDTCGTCDRRAIDFGGCRCQAFQLTGDAAATDPVCSRSPHRGVVDLILATPPKTDELVMRAPR